From Molothrus aeneus isolate 106 chromosome 18, BPBGC_Maene_1.0, whole genome shotgun sequence, a single genomic window includes:
- the SLC35E4 gene encoding solute carrier family 35 member E4 gives MCPRSRRGDEAAMSAAGAGTVRPWKPDPGQAHGGRPPGPALPLTLSVLAWLGTGTTMAGLNKWIFAAHGFRYPLLLSALHMLSGVAVGYPLGWARAPGPRPRARIYLLSLTFCTSVALGNLGLSYVQLDVAQAVATTTPLVTLLLGLLGGRRPHPLQFWAMGPVCAGAACSIAGGLCFSQPGCGFLLAATVLRALKSIQQSVLLQEDRLDALSLLGLTSLPSFVLLFGAAVALELGPSWQGVLRPDAALWGCVLLSCLGSVLYNLATSCLLSLTSALTLHLLGSLTVVGNLLLSWLLFGTRLGALGYAGVALTLAGMVLYHQPRLLAACWGLRGLRWHPRHE, from the exons ATGTGCCCGCGGTCGCGGCGGGGCGATGAAGCCGCGATgagcgcggcgggcgcgggcaCCGTGCGGCCCTGGAAGCCCGACCCGGGGCAGGCGCACGGGGGGCGGCCGCCGGGGCCGGCGCTGCCGCTGACCCTGAGCGTGCTGGCCTGGCTGGGCACCGGCACCACCATGGCCGGCCTCAACAAGTGGATCTTCGCGGCGCACGGGTTCCGCTACCCGCTGCTGCTCTCGGCGCTGCACATGCTGTCCGGCGTGGCCGTGGGGTACCCGCTGGGCTGGGCGCGGGCACCgggcccccggccccgcgccaGGATCTACCTGCTCAGCCTCACCTTCTGCACCAGCGTGGCCCTGGGCAACCTGGGCCTGAGCTACGTGCAGCTGGACGTGGCCCAGGCCGTGGCCACCACCACGCCGCTGGTGacgctgctgctggggctgctggggggccGGCGGCCGCACCCGCTGCAGTTCTGGGCCATGGGGCCGGTGTGCGCCGGGGCCGCCTGCAGCATCGCCGGCGGgctctgcttctcccagcccGGCTGCGGCTTCCTCCTGGCCGCCACCGTGCTCCGCGCCCTCAAGTCCATCCAGCAGA gtgtgctgctgcaggaggaccGTCTGGACgcgctgtccctgctgggcctgACGTCCCTGCCCAGCTTCGTGCTGCTGTTCGGGGCGGCCGTGGCGCTGGAGCTGGGCCCCTCGTGGCAGGGCGTCCTTCGCCCCGACGCCGCGCTCTGGGGCTGCGTCCTGCTCAGCTGCCTGGGCTCCGTCCTCTACAACCTGGCCACctcctgcctcctgtccctcacGTCTGCCCTCACGCTGCACCTCCTGGGCAGCCTCACCGTGGTGGGCAACCTGCTGCTGTCGTGGCTGCTGTTCGGCACGCGGCTGGGCGCGCTGGGCTACGCCGGCGTGGCGCTGACGCTGGCGGGGATGGTGCTGTACCACCAGCCCCGGCTCCTGGCCGCCTGCTGGGGCCTGCGCGGGCTGCGGTGGCACCCGCGCCACGAATAG